A genome region from Sphingobacteriaceae bacterium GW460-11-11-14-LB5 includes the following:
- a CDS encoding 3-phytase, protein MKHNNILNLAAFVVLSLAISCNGGTPSGNDTAVKPLYVSDPVDFDTDDPAIWVNPNDPAQSLVIGTDKDSSGGLYVFDLKGKIIKSKTVKGLKRPDNVDIAYGLQLAGKKTDIAVTTERYTHQLRIFSLPDMKAIDNGGIAVFVGETGAEYRDLMGISMYTDPSGKIYAIVGRKTGPKNGSYLWQYLLTDDGKGNVKADLVRKFGQYSGKKEIEAIAVDNELGYVYYCDEQVGVRKYYADPAKGNTELALFGQGDFAVDNEGIAIYKTSGNKGYIIVSDQGAKQLKVYDRVAKANTARPHPLLTTIKYSANQTDGIDVVSVPLNNDFKHGLLVAMSDDKTFHFYRWEDLAGKKLDVNR, encoded by the coding sequence ATGAAGCACAACAATATATTAAACCTTGCCGCTTTTGTGGTTTTAAGCCTGGCCATTTCTTGTAATGGAGGTACACCAAGCGGAAATGATACAGCAGTAAAACCCCTGTATGTATCTGATCCTGTCGATTTTGATACCGATGATCCTGCGATCTGGGTAAATCCGAATGATCCAGCGCAGTCTTTGGTGATCGGTACGGATAAAGATAGCAGTGGTGGCCTGTATGTTTTCGACCTGAAAGGTAAAATCATTAAATCAAAAACGGTAAAGGGTTTAAAACGACCAGATAATGTTGATATTGCTTATGGTTTGCAACTGGCCGGGAAAAAGACAGATATTGCAGTTACAACAGAACGTTACACGCATCAACTGCGGATATTTTCTCTTCCCGATATGAAAGCCATCGATAATGGTGGAATTGCGGTTTTTGTAGGCGAAACTGGTGCAGAGTACCGCGATTTGATGGGAATTTCGATGTATACCGATCCGAGTGGAAAAATCTATGCCATTGTTGGCCGTAAAACAGGACCTAAAAACGGAAGTTACCTTTGGCAATACCTGTTGACTGATGATGGAAAAGGTAATGTTAAAGCAGATTTGGTGAGGAAATTTGGCCAGTATAGTGGCAAAAAGGAAATAGAAGCCATTGCTGTAGATAACGAACTGGGTTATGTTTACTATTGCGATGAGCAGGTTGGTGTGCGTAAATATTACGCTGATCCGGCCAAAGGGAATACAGAATTGGCGCTATTCGGACAAGGCGATTTTGCTGTCGACAATGAAGGAATCGCTATTTATAAAACATCAGGAAATAAAGGTTATATCATCGTATCCGATCAGGGCGCTAAACAGTTAAAAGTGTACGATCGGGTGGCTAAAGCCAATACTGCCCGGCCACACCCGCTGTTAACCACCATTAAGTATTCCGCTAATCAAACAGATGGTATTGATGTAGTTTCAGTTCCTCTAAATAACGATTTTAAACACGGGTTGCTGGTGGCCATGAGCGATGATAAGACCTTTCATTTTTACAGATGGGAAGATCTGGCCGGTAAAAAACTCGACGTAAATAGGTAG
- a CDS encoding TonB-dependent receptor, with translation MNKRLQILFLFLFCAGTANATKLKGHVYDKQTGEAIVGATVVLENPRRTTNTGLDGTFEFKDVKVGSAKISVSYITYKTIEKTLVILKEDNDHLKFYMESDSKSLDDITIKSNAVSSTDQGARRLEKNAPQLMNIVSGRSIEISPDLTVANVMQRISGVSIERNSNGDGQYAILRGMDKRYNYTLVNGVKIPSPDNKYRYVPLDLFPSDLLDRLEVYKTLTPNLEGDAIGGAINMVMKNAPGLLQVNANVSTGYNQLFFDRKFTSYNASGINYKSPYEVNGKNYNATQSDFTKGTLDYKYKNPAPNLIGSLSLSKRFLDNKLGVVLAGSYQNTYRGSNSTFYNNAVVGIDPYAKITSKSYREYSEQQQRTGLHGKIDYVFNKDHQISLYNVYVNLKNQQVRDAVTTTYNGVYNPTAGNAELVYDTRSRLTEQQIYNTTLHGDHKFFDDKFKVQWSAVYSSAKNDVPENTSISLNGIQQNFQSKRTSLVNTDPVTRRWERSTDEDLAGYLDLTYHVLVDEHKLDIMAGGLYRDKQRSSFFNNYNLAPSAANAFDLYGVNFQNYTDLNLVVSNPTGAVSNALTYDASEKIAAGYGMFKYNSAKLEVIGGLRVEHTNQGYNLLFPAGEAFPKGNQIYTDLLPSLTAKYFLSPKAQLHASYYKALNRPGFYEIVPGRVKNEEFVERGNVNLQRALADNFDLRYELFPGASEQLLVGAFYKRIKNPIEYTFQADAIRGQDTFYTPGNFGTANNYGAEVDYIKYFSKIGLKANYTYTHSRINTTKTTRVINPTTGDTEPANVNQERPLYGQSAHIANLSLLFKDTKKGWDVQVAGAYTGPRINTVSQFLNNDLWQEGFVQMDASAEKRFKGGISVFIKANNILNTPTKLFIKGTNPENNNINEDLVKNGNTLIRSDYYGQNYLLGFRYKFN, from the coding sequence ATGAATAAACGATTACAAATTCTGTTTTTATTTCTTTTTTGTGCAGGCACTGCAAATGCCACAAAACTGAAAGGCCATGTTTACGATAAGCAAACAGGAGAGGCCATTGTAGGCGCAACAGTGGTTTTAGAAAACCCAAGGCGCACAACCAATACCGGATTGGATGGCACTTTCGAATTTAAGGATGTAAAAGTAGGTTCAGCCAAAATTAGTGTAAGCTACATTACCTACAAAACCATCGAGAAAACCTTAGTGATACTGAAAGAGGATAATGATCACTTAAAGTTCTACATGGAGAGCGATTCGAAAAGTCTTGATGATATCACCATTAAATCGAATGCGGTGAGTTCTACCGACCAGGGGGCAAGACGCCTGGAAAAAAATGCGCCACAGCTGATGAATATCGTTTCAGGAAGATCGATTGAGATTTCGCCTGATTTAACGGTAGCCAATGTGATGCAACGCATTTCGGGTGTGTCTATAGAGCGCAATAGCAATGGCGACGGGCAGTACGCCATATTAAGGGGAATGGATAAACGCTACAACTATACTTTGGTCAATGGTGTGAAAATTCCAAGTCCGGATAATAAATACCGTTATGTTCCGCTTGATCTTTTTCCTTCTGATTTACTCGATCGTTTAGAAGTGTATAAAACGCTTACCCCCAATTTAGAGGGCGATGCCATTGGCGGTGCCATTAATATGGTGATGAAAAATGCGCCTGGTTTATTACAGGTAAATGCCAATGTTTCTACAGGTTATAACCAGTTGTTTTTTGACCGGAAGTTTACCAGTTACAATGCTTCAGGTATTAATTACAAATCGCCTTACGAAGTAAACGGGAAAAACTACAATGCTACTCAAAGCGATTTTACCAAAGGGACACTCGATTATAAATATAAAAATCCTGCACCCAATTTAATCGGGAGTTTATCCTTAAGTAAACGCTTTTTGGATAATAAACTCGGGGTGGTGCTGGCAGGAAGTTATCAGAATACTTACCGTGGTAGCAACAGTACTTTTTACAACAACGCAGTGGTAGGTATCGATCCTTATGCCAAAATTACCAGTAAAAGTTACCGTGAGTATTCCGAGCAGCAGCAACGAACAGGTTTACATGGAAAAATTGATTATGTTTTTAATAAAGATCACCAGATCAGTTTATATAATGTGTATGTTAACCTAAAAAATCAGCAGGTTAGAGATGCGGTAACCACTACCTATAATGGGGTTTATAATCCAACCGCAGGGAATGCTGAATTGGTTTACGATACGCGCAGCCGCTTAACGGAGCAACAGATTTACAATACGACACTTCATGGCGACCATAAATTCTTTGATGATAAATTTAAAGTACAATGGTCGGCTGTTTATTCTTCGGCTAAAAATGATGTGCCCGAAAATACCAGCATCAGTTTAAACGGGATACAGCAGAATTTTCAAAGCAAAAGGACCAGCTTGGTTAATACCGATCCGGTTACCCGCAGATGGGAGCGCAGTACTGATGAGGATTTGGCAGGATATCTTGATCTGACTTATCATGTTTTAGTCGATGAGCACAAACTGGATATTATGGCCGGAGGTTTATACCGCGATAAACAAAGAAGCAGTTTCTTTAACAATTACAACCTTGCCCCAAGTGCAGCCAATGCATTTGATCTTTACGGTGTGAATTTTCAAAATTATACCGATTTAAACCTCGTGGTGAGTAATCCTACAGGTGCAGTGTCTAATGCACTAACCTACGATGCAAGCGAAAAAATAGCGGCCGGATACGGTATGTTTAAATATAACTCAGCTAAATTGGAAGTAATCGGAGGGTTAAGGGTAGAACATACCAACCAGGGTTATAATCTGCTTTTTCCTGCAGGTGAGGCTTTTCCAAAAGGAAATCAGATTTATACTGATCTGCTACCCAGTTTAACTGCAAAATACTTCTTAAGTCCAAAAGCGCAATTACATGCTTCTTATTACAAGGCCCTCAACCGTCCGGGATTTTATGAAATTGTACCTGGAAGAGTGAAAAACGAAGAATTTGTAGAACGTGGTAATGTGAACCTGCAACGTGCTTTAGCCGATAATTTCGATTTGCGCTACGAACTTTTTCCCGGTGCTTCAGAGCAATTATTGGTTGGCGCTTTTTATAAACGCATTAAAAATCCTATTGAATATACCTTTCAGGCCGATGCCATTCGTGGACAAGACACTTTTTATACCCCAGGAAACTTTGGTACCGCCAATAACTATGGTGCAGAAGTAGATTACATCAAATATTTCAGCAAAATAGGTCTGAAAGCCAATTATACCTATACCCATTCACGCATCAATACCACTAAAACCACCAGGGTTATTAATCCTACTACAGGAGATACTGAACCGGCTAATGTTAATCAGGAGCGTCCGCTTTATGGCCAGTCAGCGCATATTGCCAACTTATCGCTATTGTTTAAAGACACTAAAAAAGGCTGGGATGTTCAGGTTGCAGGTGCTTATACAGGGCCACGCATCAACACGGTTTCTCAATTCCTAAATAACGATTTGTGGCAGGAAGGATTTGTACAGATGGATGCTTCTGCTGAGAAACGTTTTAAAGGTGGCATCAGTGTTTTTATCAAAGCCAATAACATCTTAAATACCCCCACAAAGTTATTTATAAAAGGTACAAATCCTGAGAATAACAATATCAATGAAGACCTGGTTAAAAACGGAAATACATTGATCAGAAGTGATTATTATGGCCAGAACTACCTGCTTGGCTTCAGATATAAGTTTAATTAA
- a CDS encoding SusC/RagA family TonB-linked outer membrane protein, with translation MLFLSAAAFSQEKTVVKGTVRNAEQQPLAGVSVGVIGQNVGTTTDNEGRFTIQIPKPAGARLRFSFVGYTTIEVAANDPKAINIVLKDDAQNELQEVAVVAFGTQKKSSLTGSVTTISAKDLKGPTSNLTTTLAGRVPGVIAYQRTGEPGQDNANFFVRGVGTFGTGKQDPLIYIDGIESTPTDLARINPDNIDNFSVLKDAAATALYGSRGSNGVMLLTTKLGAQGVTKINARVENRLSTNTQNFKLADNITYMRLANEAVTTRDFQNQGGVNPPYSPNKIDNTAAGMDPLLYPSNDWVNILTKNNTRNLAANLDVSGGNEKAVYYVSLTYDENNGLLREAGLNNFNTNVKALSYSLLSNITINFTKTTKALISVRGTFDNNTSPVGGGSRIFTLASQSNPVAFPALYPQSFLPYAQHPLFGSALLPNSNNQLYTNPFAESVKGFQEYNRAQLVPQITINQNLDGITKGLSARAMAFTQRDADFTLVRQYSPFYYQARQVGGQTLLTSLNEPTPGSSTLQIGIPPTEYLTYSPSAKNVSTVIYGEAVINYLRTFSENHSVGGRFITTVRSTVNGNANTLQLSLPKRNLNFLGQANYAYKDKYLVDFSFGYNGSERFSPDKRYGFFPSISGAWIVTKEKFMEPLSKVITNLKLRGSYGLSGNDQIGSDADRFFYLSEVQLNNISRGATFGENYGYSRPGISTSRYANPNITFEKTKQYNLGLELSLFNDFNFVIEAYKKNTSSILLFRSNVPSTSGLQAGTFANIGEASSQGVDFSFNYYKNFNKNYWAKIYSTFTYAASKVLFNEEPNYPDNLKHLSAVGKSAGQLYGLVAERLFTDETEVRNSPRQNFGIYGAGDIKYRDINGDGIISSLDIVPIGLPKDPEIIYGFGGSFGIKQFDFSFFFQGSTRSSFFINPSSSRSAGTGNVEGIAPFVTFGGTQSGLLDIIAQDHWSEDNRNAYAFWPRLSSEVVANNAVASSWWLRRGDFLRLKQVELGYNFSEKLAKKIGLGSARIYMSGLNLFAVSSFKLWEVEMAGNGLGYPLQRVYNLGIKVGI, from the coding sequence ATGCTATTTCTATCTGCAGCAGCCTTTTCGCAAGAAAAAACCGTTGTAAAAGGAACAGTACGAAATGCAGAACAACAGCCCCTCGCCGGTGTTAGCGTGGGGGTAATCGGGCAGAATGTTGGTACTACTACCGACAATGAGGGCCGGTTTACGATTCAAATCCCCAAACCTGCGGGTGCAAGGCTAAGATTTAGCTTTGTTGGTTACACCACAATCGAAGTAGCCGCAAACGATCCGAAAGCGATCAACATTGTTTTAAAAGATGATGCGCAGAATGAACTGCAGGAAGTGGCCGTTGTAGCCTTCGGAACGCAGAAAAAAAGTTCCTTAACCGGTTCGGTAACCACCATTAGTGCGAAAGACCTAAAAGGCCCAACCAGTAACCTTACCACTACTTTAGCAGGGCGTGTTCCGGGAGTTATTGCCTACCAGCGTACCGGTGAACCCGGACAAGATAATGCCAACTTTTTTGTAAGGGGTGTGGGTACTTTTGGAACCGGAAAGCAAGATCCCTTGATTTATATTGATGGTATTGAAAGTACACCTACCGATCTGGCCCGTATTAACCCTGATAATATTGATAATTTTTCGGTACTGAAAGATGCGGCAGCTACTGCATTATATGGTTCAAGAGGATCGAATGGGGTAATGTTACTGACCACTAAATTGGGCGCGCAGGGCGTTACCAAAATCAATGCAAGGGTAGAAAACAGGTTATCAACCAATACGCAAAACTTTAAACTGGCTGATAATATTACCTACATGCGTTTGGCGAATGAGGCCGTAACCACCCGTGATTTTCAAAACCAGGGCGGTGTAAATCCACCTTACTCACCTAATAAAATCGATAATACAGCTGCAGGTATGGATCCCTTGCTGTATCCAAGTAACGACTGGGTTAATATTCTGACAAAAAATAACACCAGAAATTTGGCAGCAAATTTAGATGTAAGTGGCGGTAACGAGAAAGCAGTTTATTATGTAAGTTTAACTTACGATGAGAATAATGGTTTACTGAGGGAAGCCGGGTTAAACAATTTTAACACCAATGTAAAGGCACTTTCTTATTCCTTATTGTCAAACATCACCATCAACTTTACCAAAACCACCAAAGCGCTCATCAGCGTACGTGGTACATTTGATAACAATACTTCGCCGGTTGGCGGTGGATCGCGGATTTTCACTTTGGCTTCTCAAAGCAATCCGGTAGCTTTCCCTGCTTTGTATCCGCAAAGTTTTTTACCTTATGCACAACATCCCCTATTTGGCAGTGCCTTATTGCCCAACTCCAATAATCAACTGTATACCAATCCATTTGCCGAATCAGTAAAAGGGTTTCAGGAATACAACAGGGCACAACTAGTACCCCAAATCACGATAAACCAAAATTTGGATGGTATTACAAAAGGTTTAAGTGCCCGTGCCATGGCTTTTACACAGCGTGATGCCGATTTTACTTTGGTTAGGCAGTACAGTCCTTTTTATTATCAGGCCAGACAGGTTGGTGGACAAACCCTCCTAACCTCGCTTAACGAACCTACTCCAGGTTCATCAACACTCCAAATCGGAATCCCTCCAACAGAGTACCTCACCTATTCGCCATCAGCAAAAAACGTAAGTACAGTTATTTATGGTGAAGCGGTAATTAACTATCTACGCACCTTTAGCGAAAATCATTCAGTTGGAGGAAGATTTATTACCACCGTCCGTTCTACCGTTAATGGCAATGCCAACACCTTACAATTATCGTTACCAAAACGTAATTTAAACTTTTTAGGCCAGGCGAACTATGCTTATAAAGATAAATACCTGGTAGATTTTAGTTTTGGTTATAATGGATCAGAACGGTTTTCACCGGATAAACGTTACGGGTTTTTCCCATCAATCAGTGGAGCATGGATCGTTACGAAAGAAAAATTCATGGAGCCTTTAAGTAAAGTGATTACGAATTTAAAACTTCGGGGCAGTTATGGTTTAAGTGGTAATGATCAAATCGGATCTGATGCCGATCGTTTCTTTTATTTATCAGAGGTACAATTAAATAATATCTCTAGAGGAGCAACATTCGGAGAGAATTATGGTTATAGCAGACCGGGTATCTCAACCAGCCGTTATGCAAATCCAAATATTACTTTCGAAAAAACAAAGCAATATAATTTAGGCTTAGAATTAAGTTTATTTAACGATTTCAATTTCGTTATCGAAGCTTATAAGAAAAACACTTCTAGCATTTTATTATTCAGGAGTAATGTACCCTCAACTTCAGGTTTGCAGGCCGGTACTTTTGCAAACATTGGAGAAGCCAGCAGCCAGGGGGTCGATTTTTCATTCAATTACTACAAAAATTTCAACAAAAACTATTGGGCTAAAATTTATTCAACTTTTACTTATGCCGCAAGCAAAGTATTATTTAATGAAGAACCTAATTATCCTGACAACTTAAAACACCTAAGTGCGGTGGGAAAATCGGCAGGACAGCTGTATGGCTTAGTAGCCGAGCGCTTATTTACCGACGAAACAGAAGTGAGAAACTCACCACGCCAAAACTTTGGTATTTATGGTGCCGGAGATATTAAATACCGCGACATCAACGGCGATGGGATTATCAGCTCTTTGGATATTGTACCTATCGGCCTGCCTAAAGACCCAGAGATTATTTATGGTTTTGGAGGTTCTTTCGGTATCAAACAGTTTGATTTTAGCTTTTTCTTTCAGGGATCAACCCGTTCTTCATTTTTCATCAATCCAAGTTCAAGTCGTAGCGCAGGTACAGGAAATGTAGAAGGGATAGCACCTTTTGTAACCTTTGGTGGTACCCAATCTGGTTTGCTGGATATTATTGCACAAGACCACTGGAGTGAAGACAATAGGAATGCATATGCCTTTTGGCCAAGACTAAGCAGCGAAGTAGTGGCCAACAATGCGGTGGCATCATCCTGGTGGTTAAGAAGGGGCGATTTTTTACGCTTAAAGCAGGTTGAACTGGGCTATAATTTTAGTGAAAAACTGGCTAAAAAAATCGGCTTAGGCAGTGCCAGGATATACATGAGCGGTCTAAACTTATTTGCAGTAAGCAGCTTTAAACTGTGGGAAGTTGAAATGGCCGGTAATGGTTTGGGGTATCCTTTGCAAAGGGTATATAACCTGGGCATAAAGGTTGGAATTTAA
- a CDS encoding RagB/SusD family nutrient uptake outer membrane protein, translated as MKTQKNNLYKITPAIIACIILLVMGCKKGFLDVVPDNLPKIENAFALRTEAEKYLFTCYSYIPDDGSTASNPAFLGGDEMCVPLPSRSTDIATNIPRGNQTVVAPFFNYWDGGMFLAIRDCNVFIENMKDMSKVPDIGIDERNRWIAEGEFLKAYYHFILLRAYGPIPTIEENAPVDGPIENTKVRRMPVDSVVNFIVKHLDLAIANLPDVIQNTNNELGRVTRPIALSMKARVLVLAASPLFNGNTDYNTFKDKQGVQLVSTTYDPKKWERAALACKAAITSCEGVGIQLYKFPTSIFKLSDTTIKQMNLRNAVSQKWQNSELIWGNPNTATSNLQYITVGHFDGRYGASNGAIADVGATLKLADLFYSTNGVPTNEDKTLNFSNRSELRAGVNKERFNNLIGYTSSRLNFDRENRFYASLGFDGGIWYQEGSLTRSDEGTFSLQVRLGGAGNGTPQPPTGYYAKKLVSWKFTWAANNSTSTERYPWPMFRLADLYLLYAESLNEFSGPSNLVYDYLNKVRERSGLPTVQKSWTDFSNNPGKYQSKEGLRSIIRQERGIELALEGSRFWDLRRWKTAGTELNGNVQGWDKDQADPTLYYRIITRYTQRFVAPRDYLWPIRENNLLINENLVQNPGW; from the coding sequence ATGAAGACTCAAAAGAATAATTTATATAAAATAACGCCCGCTATAATAGCCTGTATCATATTACTGGTGATGGGCTGTAAAAAAGGTTTTTTAGATGTGGTACCAGATAACTTACCTAAAATAGAAAACGCTTTTGCCCTGCGTACCGAAGCAGAGAAGTACCTGTTTACCTGTTATTCGTACATACCAGATGATGGAAGTACTGCTTCAAATCCGGCATTTTTAGGTGGCGATGAAATGTGTGTTCCCCTACCAAGCAGATCTACTGATATTGCCACGAATATACCACGTGGTAATCAAACGGTAGTGGCACCATTTTTTAATTATTGGGATGGAGGAATGTTCCTGGCCATTAGGGATTGCAATGTTTTTATAGAAAACATGAAAGACATGAGCAAAGTACCCGATATAGGTATAGACGAAAGAAATAGATGGATTGCTGAAGGTGAATTTTTAAAAGCTTATTACCATTTTATCTTATTACGTGCCTATGGTCCGATTCCTACTATCGAAGAAAACGCACCTGTAGACGGGCCGATAGAAAACACTAAAGTAAGGCGTATGCCTGTTGATAGCGTAGTAAACTTTATTGTAAAACACCTTGATTTAGCCATTGCAAACCTGCCAGATGTTATTCAAAACACCAACAATGAATTGGGCAGGGTAACCAGACCTATTGCCCTGAGTATGAAAGCACGTGTTCTGGTATTAGCGGCCAGCCCTTTATTTAATGGCAATACGGATTACAATACATTTAAAGATAAACAAGGTGTACAACTCGTGAGCACGACCTACGATCCAAAAAAATGGGAAAGAGCAGCTTTGGCTTGTAAAGCTGCCATCACTTCATGCGAAGGCGTAGGTATACAATTGTACAAATTTCCTACTTCTATATTTAAATTAAGCGATACCACCATTAAACAGATGAACCTGCGAAATGCAGTGAGTCAAAAATGGCAAAACTCGGAATTGATCTGGGGGAATCCAAATACAGCAACCAGTAATTTACAATATATAACGGTGGGTCACTTTGACGGCAGATATGGGGCAAGCAATGGTGCTATTGCCGATGTAGGCGCCACGCTAAAACTGGCTGATCTGTTTTATAGTACGAATGGGGTACCGACCAATGAAGATAAAACCCTTAATTTCAGTAACCGATCAGAACTAAGAGCCGGCGTTAACAAAGAGCGTTTTAACAACTTAATAGGTTATACCTCATCGAGGCTTAATTTTGACAGGGAAAACCGTTTTTATGCTTCACTGGGTTTTGATGGCGGGATATGGTATCAGGAAGGTAGTTTAACCCGTAGCGATGAAGGAACATTTAGTTTGCAGGTACGTTTAGGCGGGGCAGGTAACGGGACGCCACAACCGCCAACGGGTTACTATGCTAAAAAATTGGTGAGCTGGAAATTTACCTGGGCAGCAAACAACTCTACCAGTACAGAAAGGTATCCCTGGCCAATGTTTCGTTTAGCTGATCTCTACCTTTTATATGCAGAATCACTCAATGAATTTTCAGGCCCAAGTAACCTGGTTTACGATTACCTGAATAAGGTACGGGAACGTTCTGGTTTACCTACTGTTCAAAAATCATGGACAGACTTTTCCAATAACCCAGGCAAATACCAAAGCAAAGAAGGCTTACGCAGCATTATTCGCCAGGAAAGAGGGATTGAATTGGCGCTGGAAGGCAGCCGATTCTGGGATTTAAGAAGATGGAAAACAGCAGGCACGGAACTTAATGGCAACGTACAAGGCTGGGATAAAGATCAGGCCGATCCAACACTTTATTACAGAATTATAACCCGATATACACAACGTTTTGTAGCCCCTAGAGATTACTTATGGCCAATAAGAGAGAATAATTTATTAATAAACGAAAACCTGGTTCAAAACCCGGGTTGGTAA